The following are encoded together in the Cyanobacterium aponinum PCC 10605 genome:
- a CDS encoding bifunctional diguanylate cyclase/phosphodiesterase: MLGSSHTIKNSLNKKVIYSIEYRIFTKDNQVKWLWEKGKGIFDESGQLLGIEGIITDIGDRPCTEKLLSQVEDRYRNFFENAVEGIFQTTIDGYYLSANKALAKIYGYDTPIQLIKNLNDIENRLYVQPHRRKQFVQLLEENEVISNFESEVYRSDGTTIWISENARAVRNVKGDLLYYEGTVEDVTKYKLAQEKLHRQAFYDQLTQLPNRSLFMQKLTQCLDKLKQDSTNEYQFSILFLDCDRFKAVNDSLGHGVGDLLLIAIGERLRNCLGEKEIVARLGGDEFTILWDDIDNIKEIINLAEKINNAFKPPFVINKHQLFCGISIGIFFSSSLEKEQYNYLSPPQILQYADTALYKAKSQKRSYYQVFQGDMHNEALAELQLENEIRQGLEAEEFILYYQPIINLTNNQLKGFESLIRWNHPQKGIVTPFHFINLAEQTGLIIPIGLWVLKEGCKQLDKWHNHILNSSDNHKTIPIISINLSSQELNSEKFLPTLDNILKETKVNPEYIKLEITESSPIFQEQSTQYILDAIVDRNIQLWIDDFGTGYSSLSYLHRLPINGLKLDRCFVTDIETNQKKAKMIKAILSLAFDLGVEVIIEGVETEKQLEIIQEMGCIWGQGYLFSHPLPPEKAGDILLSSN, translated from the coding sequence GTGTTGGGTAGTTCACACACCATCAAAAACAGTTTGAATAAGAAAGTTATTTATAGTATCGAGTATCGTATTTTTACCAAAGATAATCAAGTTAAGTGGTTATGGGAAAAAGGAAAAGGTATTTTTGACGAATCAGGGCAACTATTAGGCATTGAAGGTATTATAACCGATATAGGCGATCGCCCCTGCACAGAAAAATTATTATCTCAAGTAGAAGACAGGTATCGCAACTTTTTTGAGAATGCAGTAGAAGGTATATTTCAAACTACCATTGACGGTTATTATCTTTCCGCCAATAAAGCCTTAGCCAAAATTTATGGCTATGACACTCCCATTCAACTAATTAAAAACCTCAATGATATAGAAAATAGGCTTTATGTACAACCCCACCGCCGTAAGCAATTTGTTCAACTATTAGAAGAAAATGAGGTTATTAGCAACTTTGAATCAGAAGTTTATCGCAGTGATGGTACAACTATTTGGATTTCAGAAAATGCAAGAGCCGTACGTAATGTTAAAGGGGATTTACTTTACTATGAAGGTACTGTGGAGGACGTAACTAAATATAAATTAGCACAAGAAAAACTCCATCGTCAAGCCTTTTATGATCAACTAACTCAGTTGCCCAATCGTAGTTTATTTATGCAAAAACTAACTCAATGTTTAGATAAACTCAAGCAAGATTCCACCAATGAATATCAGTTTAGCATTTTATTCCTAGACTGCGATCGCTTCAAAGCCGTTAATGATAGTTTAGGCCATGGTGTGGGAGATTTACTACTAATTGCCATTGGTGAGAGACTGCGTAATTGTTTAGGAGAAAAAGAAATTGTTGCAAGGTTAGGAGGAGATGAATTTACTATTCTCTGGGATGATATTGACAATATCAAAGAAATAATTAATTTAGCAGAGAAAATTAATAATGCCTTTAAACCACCTTTTGTTATTAATAAACATCAATTATTTTGTGGTATCAGTATTGGTATTTTTTTTAGTAGTAGTTTAGAAAAAGAGCAATATAATTATCTTAGCCCACCTCAAATTTTACAATATGCGGATACAGCTTTATATAAAGCCAAATCCCAAAAAAGATCCTATTATCAAGTTTTTCAAGGAGATATGCACAACGAAGCCCTTGCAGAATTACAATTAGAAAATGAAATTAGACAAGGCTTAGAAGCAGAAGAATTTATCCTTTATTATCAACCTATAATTAATTTAACTAATAATCAATTAAAAGGCTTTGAAAGTCTAATTAGATGGAATCACCCTCAAAAAGGAATAGTCACACCTTTTCACTTTATCAATTTAGCAGAACAAACAGGCTTAATTATTCCCATAGGTTTATGGGTACTAAAAGAGGGATGTAAACAGTTAGATAAATGGCATAATCATATTTTAAATTCTTCAGATAATCATAAAACAATTCCCATTATTAGTATTAACTTATCCAGTCAAGAATTAAATAGTGAAAAATTTTTACCCACCCTTGATAATATTCTCAAAGAAACCAAAGTTAATCCTGAATATATAAAGTTAGAAATAACAGAAAGTTCTCCTATTTTTCAAGAACAATCTACCCAATATATACTAGATGCGATCGTCGATCGCAATATACAATTATGGATAGATGATTTTGGCACAGGATACTCCAGTCTTAGCTATTTACATAGATTACCAATTAACGGCTTAAAACTCGATCGCTGTTTTGTAACAGATATAGAAACAAACCAAAAAAAAGCAAAAATGATAAAAGCAATTCTATCTCTAGCCTTTGACTTAGGGGTAGAAGTAATTATCGAAGGAGTAGAAACAGAAAAACAACTAGAAATCATCCAAGAAATGGGTTGTATATGGGGACAAGGTTATTTATTTTCCCATCCCTTACCCCCAGAAAAAGCTGGTGATATACTCCTATCATCAAATTAA
- the proC gene encoding pyrroline-5-carboxylate reductase yields the protein MSFKLGVIGGGVMAEAIISRLLAQNIYIASEIIISDPALSRRQWWEEKYQVETTTDNQRVLDDSQVLLLAIKPQIFERVVEGLTINPHRHIPLILSILAGTSLSQLERAFASLPIIRVMPNTPALVGQGMSAIAPNGKVSESQLSLALSLFEAIGSVIQVPEYQMDAVTGLSGSGPAFVALMIEALADGGVASGLPRAIALELAVQTVLGTAELVKQKNLHPALLKDQVTSPGGTTIAGVAALEEKGFRSAVISAVKSAYLRSQELSL from the coding sequence GTGTCTTTTAAATTAGGAGTAATTGGCGGTGGAGTAATGGCTGAAGCGATTATTTCCCGCTTACTCGCACAAAATATATATATTGCTTCAGAAATAATTATTAGTGATCCTGCACTCTCTCGTCGTCAATGGTGGGAGGAAAAATATCAGGTGGAAACCACTACTGATAATCAAAGGGTTTTAGATGATTCTCAGGTATTGTTATTGGCGATTAAACCGCAAATTTTTGAACGGGTAGTCGAAGGTTTAACCATAAATCCTCATCGTCATATTCCACTCATCTTATCGATTTTGGCTGGTACTTCTCTTTCTCAGTTGGAAAGGGCTTTTGCTTCTCTTCCTATTATTAGAGTTATGCCTAACACTCCGGCTTTAGTCGGACAGGGAATGAGTGCGATCGCACCTAATGGCAAAGTTTCTGAGTCTCAATTAAGTCTAGCATTATCTCTATTTGAGGCGATCGGTTCTGTGATTCAAGTGCCAGAGTATCAAATGGATGCGGTGACAGGTTTATCTGGTTCTGGTCCGGCTTTTGTTGCCCTGATGATAGAGGCTTTAGCTGATGGTGGTGTGGCTTCTGGATTACCTCGTGCGATCGCTCTTGAATTAGCAGTACAAACAGTCTTAGGTACAGCAGAACTGGTTAAGCAAAAAAACTTACATCCTGCCCTCCTGAAAGATCAAGTCACAAGCCCCGGAGGAACAACCATTGCGGGAGTTGCCGCCCTAGAAGAAAAAGGTTTTCGCAGTGCCGTTATTTCCGCCGTTAAATCTGCCTATCTACGCTCTCAGGAATTAAGTCTTTAA
- a CDS encoding PAS domain-containing protein, producing MDSKNKEKQERSYNSLTNLYESIYLTGNLDNINLNGETIDKPIALFRRDNFELISGNHLFQEKFVTSKSKPRLQDYIQPYTIREILGFSQGNCFLVKPLTNHNYFSGELNSCYSYEFELYNLSISTVTWKSEKVIAVIFHPLSTHSIIDCATRLSQLSSLISNLPVVVYQCRNDKYWTMDYISKNCWDLTGYEDQYLLNNTSKSYSSLIHPLDRNSVREETESAIASRTHFDLEYRIVSANGNIKWVWEKGKGIYAPTGELLYLVGIIQEITGKRRNEQEKSFLFDLTKVINTANNLETALLHTIQEICQITRWDFAEVWLPNFEGNVYNYSVAWYRKDNPYFDNFPLALADFQQHSYDFSFHFEEGLPGKVWVERKAIWWQNIHRDSHFRRKNYAKQSGLKTALGIPVMVGDEIIAIFVFFTHKSLSINYDLINFLETITSQLGSFLKQKQIETQLRQSQRQLANIVDSSLGVFFRISYNPQWGKDYISQGCVSLTGYTPNELMENDKINLVKITHPLDLQGVLA from the coding sequence ATGGATTCTAAAAATAAAGAAAAACAAGAGAGAAGCTACAATTCTTTGACTAATCTTTATGAATCTATATATTTGACTGGAAATCTGGATAATATTAATCTCAATGGGGAAACTATTGATAAACCTATTGCTTTATTCCGCAGGGATAATTTTGAGCTAATTTCTGGAAATCATCTTTTTCAAGAGAAGTTTGTTACCTCTAAATCAAAGCCCCGTTTGCAAGACTATATTCAACCCTATACCATTCGAGAAATTTTAGGCTTCTCACAGGGAAATTGTTTTTTAGTAAAGCCTTTAACAAATCATAACTATTTTTCAGGAGAGTTAAATTCTTGTTATAGTTACGAGTTTGAGCTATATAACTTATCTATTAGCACAGTTACTTGGAAATCGGAAAAGGTTATTGCTGTTATTTTTCACCCTCTCTCTACCCATTCAATTATTGACTGTGCCACTCGTCTTTCTCAGCTATCTTCTTTAATTAGTAATTTACCTGTAGTGGTGTATCAATGTCGTAATGATAAATATTGGACAATGGATTACATCAGCAAAAATTGTTGGGATTTAACAGGTTATGAAGACCAATACTTATTAAATAATACCTCTAAATCTTATTCTAGTTTAATTCATCCTCTCGATCGCAATTCTGTTCGAGAAGAAACTGAAAGCGCGATCGCATCTCGTACTCATTTTGATTTAGAATATAGAATTGTTAGTGCTAATGGCAATATAAAATGGGTGTGGGAAAAAGGAAAAGGAATCTATGCACCTACAGGAGAATTATTATATTTAGTCGGTATAATTCAGGAAATTACAGGTAAAAGGAGAAATGAACAAGAAAAATCCTTTCTCTTTGATTTAACAAAAGTTATAAATACTGCCAATAACCTAGAAACCGCATTATTGCACACGATACAGGAAATATGTCAGATTACCCGATGGGATTTTGCCGAGGTGTGGCTACCCAATTTTGAGGGCAATGTTTATAACTATTCCGTGGCATGGTATCGCAAGGATAATCCCTATTTTGATAATTTTCCTTTAGCCTTAGCAGATTTTCAGCAACATAGTTATGACTTTTCTTTTCACTTTGAAGAAGGCTTACCCGGGAAAGTGTGGGTAGAGAGAAAAGCAATATGGTGGCAGAATATACATCGAGATTCCCATTTTCGAAGGAAAAACTACGCCAAACAATCTGGATTAAAAACCGCTTTAGGTATTCCCGTGATGGTAGGAGATGAAATTATTGCTATTTTCGTCTTTTTTACTCATAAATCCTTATCTATAAATTATGATTTAATTAATTTTTTGGAAACAATTACCTCCCAGTTGGGTAGTTTTCTCAAACAAAAGCAAATTGAAACCCAATTACGTCAAAGTCAAAGACAGTTAGCCAATATAGTTGATTCTAGTTTAGGAGTCTTCTTTCGTATTAGTTATAATCCTCAATGGGGAAAAGACTATATTAGTCAAGGTTGTGTGTCTTTAACTGGCTATACCCCAAATGAGTTGATGGAAAATGACAAAATCAATCTTGTAAAAATTACACATCCTTTAGATTTACAGGGAGTTTTAGCTTAA
- a CDS encoding N-acetylmuramoyl-L-alanine amidase, with product MSNNIFWKSFLITISLNLIAESSSAQSQSLKIVYPPVNHQTTAESIFIIGSAPASGNVIINGKSINRSSLGYFAPSIPLKMGKNQITIRYDNEELNRVITRVDNQPDLEEINNFSANLLNPQVDISKLPNEDVCFSAITPLGSNTTVKLNQDTLPLTPALNTINLPGNASVLIDNNNPISTVGNSWQKVSGCVQFSNTVSNLNPIFVMDYQGKTTERKGEGSITILNPQELQVVEVIAEQGIARTGAGTNYSRLTPLPRGVRAKVTGKEGEWLRLDYGGWIKAEETRVLPTNTLPLSYIRSITSKVKETQTEIIFPLESAVPLSIKQDDDSLTLSLYNIVAQTDTIRFDDNPIIKRFDWYQVNPTQIDYIFSFKSPQQWGYDVRYEGNNLILTINHPPNLKSNQSLNGASILLDPGHGGNESGALGPTGYPEKDINLIVSKLVAQELEKRGARVYLTRNDDSFVSLGDRAKMIRNVNPTVALSIHYNALPDGGNAEKTKGVSTFWYHPQAQDLAVYLHNYLINQLDRDSAGIFWNNLALTRPHQSPTVLLELGFMINPEEFEWITNSSAQKQLAFTLADGIQNWILSKNSW from the coding sequence ATGTCTAACAATATTTTTTGGAAAAGTTTTTTAATCACCATTAGCTTGAATTTAATCGCAGAATCTAGCTCTGCTCAATCTCAATCTTTAAAAATTGTTTATCCCCCCGTTAATCATCAAACAACAGCAGAATCTATCTTTATTATTGGCTCTGCTCCTGCTTCTGGTAATGTCATAATTAATGGTAAATCTATAAATCGCTCCTCTCTAGGCTATTTTGCCCCCAGTATTCCTCTAAAAATGGGCAAAAATCAAATAACAATTCGTTACGACAATGAAGAATTAAATCGAGTGATTACAAGGGTTGATAATCAGCCTGACTTAGAAGAAATTAACAATTTTTCTGCAAATTTATTAAATCCCCAAGTAGATATAAGTAAACTACCCAATGAAGATGTCTGCTTCTCTGCCATTACCCCCCTCGGCTCAAATACCACAGTAAAACTTAATCAGGATACTTTACCCCTAACTCCTGCCTTAAATACCATTAATCTACCCGGTAACGCCTCAGTTTTGATTGACAACAATAACCCCATCTCCACAGTAGGCAATTCTTGGCAGAAAGTTTCTGGATGTGTTCAATTTAGTAATACCGTGTCCAACTTAAATCCGATTTTTGTCATGGATTATCAAGGTAAAACCACAGAAAGAAAAGGAGAAGGTAGCATAACTATTCTTAATCCTCAAGAGTTACAAGTAGTGGAAGTGATTGCAGAGCAGGGTATTGCTAGAACTGGTGCTGGTACTAATTACTCAAGGTTAACACCTTTACCTAGAGGAGTCAGGGCAAAAGTGACAGGAAAAGAAGGAGAATGGCTAAGGCTCGATTATGGGGGTTGGATTAAAGCAGAAGAAACCAGAGTTTTACCGACAAATACCCTTCCCCTCAGCTATATTCGCAGTATCACTTCTAAAGTCAAAGAGACTCAAACGGAAATAATTTTTCCCTTAGAAAGTGCAGTGCCTCTTAGTATCAAACAAGATGATGATTCTTTAACTTTAAGTTTGTATAATATTGTTGCCCAAACTGATACTATTCGTTTTGATGATAATCCCATAATTAAGCGTTTCGACTGGTATCAAGTCAATCCTACTCAAATTGACTATATCTTTTCTTTTAAATCCCCTCAACAGTGGGGTTATGATGTGCGTTATGAAGGTAATAATTTAATTTTAACCATCAATCATCCCCCGAATCTGAAAAGTAATCAGAGTTTGAATGGTGCTAGTATTTTACTAGATCCGGGTCATGGTGGAAATGAATCTGGGGCTTTAGGACCAACAGGGTATCCTGAAAAAGATATTAATTTAATCGTTTCTAAATTAGTGGCCCAAGAGTTAGAAAAAAGAGGGGCAAGGGTTTACTTAACGAGAAATGATGATAGTTTTGTTTCTCTGGGCGATCGAGCTAAAATGATTAGGAATGTAAATCCGACCGTAGCTTTATCCATCCACTATAACGCCCTACCCGATGGAGGTAACGCCGAAAAAACTAAGGGAGTTAGCACATTTTGGTATCATCCCCAAGCGCAGGATTTAGCCGTTTATCTGCACAATTATTTAATAAATCAGCTAGATAGAGATTCCGCAGGAATTTTTTGGAATAACTTGGCTTTAACTCGACCTCACCAATCCCCAACAGTATTATTAGAATTAGGTTTTATGATTAATCCAGAGGAGTTTGAATGGATTACTAACAGCTCTGCACAAAAACAGTTAGCATTTACTTTAGCCGATGGAATTCAAAATTGGATTTTAAGCAAAAATTCTTGGTAA
- a CDS encoding cell division protein SepF → MSNFLGKLKDIIGGGQGDYQYYEEEIESMTTQDLPPSDIEMNEVAIPQTEAPVTPPLSSSRRRPRDNRETSAHKSSDVSSSYLDSGNFSSNLPNNVIGMPGVNNIVNEVVVIEPHSFDEIPQVIQTLKEQRSVILNLNVMEAEEAQRAVDFVAGGTYAIDGHQERIGESIFLFTPRNVKVSTISGKSYQNGNTKIGSEGLTKSFDALWNETSSTELTDSMAQ, encoded by the coding sequence GTGAGTAATTTTTTAGGCAAATTAAAAGACATTATTGGTGGAGGACAAGGCGATTACCAATACTATGAGGAGGAAATTGAAAGTATGACTACTCAAGATTTACCCCCTTCTGATATTGAGATGAATGAGGTAGCTATACCTCAAACAGAAGCCCCAGTTACTCCTCCCCTTTCTTCTTCTCGTCGTCGCCCTAGAGATAATAGGGAAACTTCTGCTCATAAATCTAGCGATGTTTCTTCTTCTTATCTTGACAGTGGCAATTTTTCGAGCAATTTACCCAACAACGTTATTGGAATGCCAGGAGTAAATAATATTGTGAATGAAGTAGTAGTAATTGAGCCTCATTCTTTTGATGAAATTCCCCAAGTAATTCAAACTTTGAAAGAGCAAAGATCTGTTATTCTTAACTTGAATGTAATGGAAGCAGAAGAAGCTCAAAGAGCGGTTGATTTTGTCGCAGGAGGCACTTACGCCATTGATGGTCATCAAGAGAGAATCGGTGAAAGTATTTTCCTTTTCACTCCCAGAAATGTCAAAGTTAGTACAATCTCTGGTAAATCTTATCAGAATGGTAATACAAAAATTGGCTCTGAAGGATTAACTAAATCTTTTGATGCTCTTTGGAATGAAACTTCCTCTACAGAGTTAACTGATTCTATGGCCCAATAA